The Bacillus sp. B-jedd sequence AATACTTTGGGATATTACAGTAAGCAATTTAGAATCCAGATTATACATATAAATGAGACAGTAGAGAATCGGAAACAAGAATATATTTGTTCACATGAATTAGGTCACGCCATTTTGCATCCTGAGGCTAATACCCCTTTTCTAAAAAAGAATACCTTTTTTTCTACCGATCAAATTGAAATCGAGGCTAATACATTTGCAATTGAATTATTGTTCTCTAATGATTCCATGGATGGAGTGACAATAAATGAGGCAATAGAGGACTATGGCATACCAAAACAGTTGGCTCTTTTGAAGTCATATTAAATTTTTTTATCCTAAAAACAGAACATACATTCTACTTTTGAGGAGGTTTTTATTTCAATGGCTAGTTTTATAAAGCGCGGGAAGACTTGGCAATACACGGTAAGTGCCAAACCTAAACCGATTAGGAAGGGGGGGTTTGCAACTAAAAAAGAGGCAATGGTTGCAGCAGCTGAAATCGAGGCTAATCTCCAAAAAGGAATGGTTTCATTAAGATTTAAAAAAATCCCTTTTGATGAATACTTTGAGTCGTGGTTGAATCTTTATAAGCCTGACATAGGATTAAATACACGTGAACGTTATCTAGTGACCTTAGAAACGATTAAAAAGGATTTTGGCGGTATTGCCATTCAAGATATTACTAAACGCTACTACCAGGCATTTTTGAATGAATACGGGTCATCTAGGGGGTTGGCTACCTCCAAAAAGATAAACACTCATATCCGGGCGTGTGTCAAAGAGGCAATAGACGAAGGTTTGATTAAAACAGATTTCACTCGAGGTGTAAAGCTTACAGGGAAGGCAG is a genomic window containing:
- a CDS encoding ImmA/IrrE family metallo-endopeptidase, which produces MGSIKKKVHFLVKKYGTNCPFKIAQHLGILVHFENLGNTLGYYSKQFRIQIIHINETVENRKQEYICSHELGHAILHPEANTPFLKKNTFFSTDQIEIEANTFAIELLFSNDSMDGVTINEAIEDYGIPKQLALLKSY